In Humulus lupulus chromosome 7, drHumLupu1.1, whole genome shotgun sequence, the following are encoded in one genomic region:
- the LOC133792365 gene encoding uncharacterized protein LOC133792365 encodes MDDSSSEEEPEPLRIQEVLTVDSPSPPLVPRPEEKRWNNQELQTSELLSSLRKPAQSALAHYYSIAHARAKNEELQSKLDVAKTALTVAQEGEKAAKAGLTASQKNEHDAKVALTTSQENEQAAKTAFSHEDPRPCSTSKPMKSQKETVHETIPSATPLVPELIPHVAASSFPAVSAPTGRRPKTTSSPTQSVSTEVEIDPSSYGFESSLSSDVMTPKEKGKRKSKAAWSKQTKKIKVAPAKGTSSISDSNPLSKFKTKENINPPPCTSSEDVSPKMEDSLLELDLSLTEPIPEEPHGDSFHEDMEEEAKSEEDPLETTPVASEPKGITPLAFPEFFAKITKHQEEMGWLHSLSDFDGFVPRFSPTEIAKVLNLVLVEIDDSIEFAKDQVLSELVGQAIIVSLSGAKSMGQHLMFPYVIYKLLDSQRPLKKSHETLIPPLVGPTYTVKEIKDDNAPSTA; translated from the exons ATGGATGATTCCAGCTCCGAGGAagaacctgaaccccttaggatccaagAAGTTTTAACTGTAGActccccttctcctccattagttcctAGGCCAGAG gaaaagagatggaacaaccaggaGCTCCAGACCTCTGAACTGCTTTCCAGTCTAAGAAAGCCAGCGCAG tctgcCCTGGCTCATTACTACAGCATAGCTCATGCTAGGGCCAAAAATGAGGAGCTCCAATCCAAGCTAGACGTTGCCAAGACCGCCCTAACTGTTGCCCAAGAAGGTGAGAAGGCTGCCAAAGCTGGTTTGACAGCTtctcagaagaatgagcatgaTGCCAAAGTTGCTCTCACCACATCCCAAGAAAAtgagcaggctgcaaagactgcatt CAGCCATGAAGACCCAAGGCCGTGTTCTACCTCCAAACCTATGAAGTCTCAGAAGGAGACCGTTCATGAGACGATTCCCTCAGCCACTCCTCTCGTTCCAGAGTTAATCCCACATGTTGCTGCCTCATCGTTCCCAGCTGTCTCGGCTCCTACAGGCCGTCGACCCAAAACCACCTCAAGCCCTACACAGTCTGTCTCCACTGAAGTCGAGATCGATCCTTCTTCTTATGGCTTTGAATCATCATTATCCTCTGATGTGATGACACCCAAGGAGAAGGGCAAGCGCAAATCCAAAGCTGCTTGGTCAAAGCAAACCAAGAAGATCAAAGTGGCTCCAGCAAAAGGTActagctccatctctgattcCAATCCTTTATCCAAATTCAAAACAAAGGAAAACATCAATCCTCCTCCTTGCACCTCCTCAGAGGATGTCTCTCCTAAAATGGAAGACTCGTTGCTTGAGCTAGACCTCTCTCTAACCGAGCCAATTCCCGAAGAACCACATGGAGATTCTTTTCATGAAGATATGGAGGAGGAGGCTAAATCTGAAGAAGACCCATTAGAAACCACTCCTGTTGCATCTGAACCAAAGGGCATAACACCATTGGCATTTCCTGAATTTTTTGCCAAAATCACTAAACACCAAG AAGAAATGGGTTGGTTACATTCTTTGTCTGactttgatgggtttgtgcctcgg TTTAGTCCTACCGAAATTGCTAAGGTACTAAATCTAGTTCTTGTGGAGATTGATGATTCCattgagtttgcaaaggatcaagtttTGTCTGAATTAGTTGGCCAAGCTATT ATAGTGTCCTTAAGTGGTGCCAAAAGCATgggtcaacacttgatgtttccttATGTCATTTACAAACTATTGGACTCTCaacgtcctttgaagaagtcACACGAGACCTTGATTCCTCCTTTGGTTGGTCCTACCTACACTGTCAAAGAGATCAAAGATGACAATGCACCTAGCACAGCTTGA